One window from the genome of Salvia miltiorrhiza cultivar Shanhuang (shh) chromosome 7, IMPLAD_Smil_shh, whole genome shotgun sequence encodes:
- the LOC130994966 gene encoding LOW QUALITY PROTEIN: probable thionin-2.4 (The sequence of the model RefSeq protein was modified relative to this genomic sequence to represent the inferred CDS: inserted 1 base in 1 codon) has protein sequence MISMEAKSLIMSALLLSLVLGQIQVEAATSCCPNVTARNAYNVCRXCANYSGCKLINGGTCPTGWTNDILENTVDEFCKLGCASSVCAAITTLQNSDASEVVNGAAEKCSQACSAFCTKASISAA, from the exons ATGATATCCATGGAAGCTAAAAGTCTTATTATGAGTGCTCTTTTGCTGAGCCTTGTTTTGGGACAAATTCAAGTTGAGGCAGCAACGAGTTGTTGCCCAAACGTCACTGCCAGAAATGCCTATAATGTCTGTC CTTGTGCAAACTACAGTGGATGCAAACTTATTAATGGGGGTACATGTCCCACTGGTTGGACTAACGATATTCTCGAAAACACTG TCGATGAATTCTGCAAGTTGGGGTGTGCATCCTCCGTTTGCGCTGCCATAAccactctccaaaattctg ATGCAAGTGAGGTTGTGAATGGAGCAGCTGAAAAATGTAGCCAGGCATGTTCTGCTTTCTGCACCAAGGCTTCTATTAGTGCAGCTTAA